One Nothobranchius furzeri strain GRZ-AD chromosome 7, NfurGRZ-RIMD1, whole genome shotgun sequence genomic window, GCCCACGGAAACCTGGTTCTGACCCGGTCAGTGGATCTCTGTTCTTGTTGCTCGACAAACATGAACTAGTTCCACAGCAGCGAGTCGACATGAACCGTATTGTTATCTTTAAAGTGATATTTGATTACTAATAATTACAATTCCAATTCCAGTTTATTTAACGAGCACCCAGAAACCCAAAAGCTGTTCCCTAAGTTTGTGGGCATCCCCCTGGGGGAGCTGGCCGGGAACGCTGCTGTTTCCGCCCACGGCGCCACCGTGCTGAAAAAGCTGGGTGAGCTGCTGAAGGCCAAAGGCAACCACGCTGCCATCCTGAAACCTCTGGCCAACACCCACGCTACCAAGCACAAGATCCCAATCAACAACTTCAGGGTGAGGGTGGCGTCACACGCATTCTGCTTCTTCTATATCCGTGTTTCTCATGTGTCTTCCTGTATCTTCCCTTCAGCTGATTTCCGAGGTGATCGGGAAAGTCATGGCGGAGAAGGCAGGGCTGGATGCTGCCGGCCAGCAGGCCCTCCGGAACGTGATGGCCGTTGTCATCAGCGACATCGAGGCCTCTTACAAAGAGCTGGGCTTTACTGGATAGAGCCACGCCCCACCTGAGAGAACCAGAACATCCACCTGCGTTGGCTCTCAAACACACACCTGTATCGTCTGTAAACGCGATCAGACTGCTGATAGTAACGAGTAGAATTACTAAACACACACAAGACTCTCTTTCATGGACGTCATTTtcgctttagaagtgggggggacacgggggggggggtgtatctttacagtatgctctaatgggaaacaggtttcaacacaaacggttgttttctgcttggttctagagctcaaccagtgtcagtttaatatagcgtaatattgtttttggatggtaaaaagtgcaggggtcaaaacttgactttggaaaaattgggggggacatgtcccccctgtccccccccaaaattacgtccatgctctctTTACATTCTGGATTGTTGTACTTAGCTGACAGGAATcatac contains:
- the mb gene encoding myoglobin isoform X1; the encoded protein is MSCPRMKWLLACSHRIKQKKCNATQDSTTISHQVLSPWIMADYDMILKHWGPVEADYNAHGNLVLTRLFNEHPETQKLFPKFVGIPLGELAGNAAVSAHGATVLKKLGELLKAKGNHAAILKPLANTHATKHKIPINNFRLISEVIGKVMAEKAGLDAAGQQALRNVMAVVISDIEASYKELGFTG
- the mb gene encoding myoglobin isoform X2, which codes for MADYDMILKHWGPVEADYNAHGNLVLTRLFNEHPETQKLFPKFVGIPLGELAGNAAVSAHGATVLKKLGELLKAKGNHAAILKPLANTHATKHKIPINNFRLISEVIGKVMAEKAGLDAAGQQALRNVMAVVISDIEASYKELGFTG